The DNA sequence CAACTCCAACAGGTGGGCAGGCAAACCGGTCCATTGCAACACCTGCTGCACCGTCTGCACGAAATCCGACCGGTTGAACTGCACCGGGGAGACATTCACGCTCACCACCAGACCCCGCTCCTCCCAGCGTTTGTTGTGGGTGCAGGCTTCCAGCAAGAGCTGCCGGCCCAGTTCCACCACCACACCGGTGTCCTCGGCCACAGGAATGAACACCTCCGGGGGAACCCAACCGAGGGTGGGGTGGTTCCAGCGGGCCAGGGCTTCCATGCCCACCAAATCCTGCCCCTCTCCCTGGTAGATGGGCTGGTAATGCAAATGGATGGCTTTTTGCTCCACCGCATGCTGCAACTCCCTTTCCAGCACCGTGCGGCTGATGCCTTCACTGCCCTGCTGGGCATCCGCACAGTACACCGTGTACCGGCCCCGGCCATGGATTTTGCTCTGGTACATCGCCTGATCGGCAGCCACCAGCAACGCACTGGCGGTTTTGCCATGCTCCTGGTACACACTGATGCCAATGCTGGCAGAAGCCGGATGGGGCTCTCCCAGGACCGTCAAAGGGGCTTCCAGGCTTGCCATGATTTTGTCCCCCAGCAGGGTCGCATCCTCCAGCCCGGCCTCATGGGCGATGATGGCAAATTCATCCCCACTGAGGCGGGCCACCGCGTCCGACTTGCGCACCGCCTGGCGGATGCGGTCCGCAAACTGCCTCAGCACCTCATCCCCCGCCTGATGCCCAAAACGGTCGTTGACTTGCTTGAAGTAATCCAGGTCAATGAACATCACCACAAACGACTCCCGGTTGCGCTGGGCACGCAGCAAGGCCCCTTCCAGCCGCTCATGGAACAGCTTTCTGGAGTCCAGTCCAGTGAGGGTGTCTTTGAGGGCCAGTTCAGCGGTGAGTTCCGCAGTGACCCGGCCCCGCACCTGGTTTTCATTGAACAGGGTCATGGCGGTCAGGAAGGCAATGCCCATCAGGCTGGCAATGCAAAACTTGATGACCATTTTGAAATAAACGAGTTGCAGGCCTTGCAGTTCAGCCACGTGAGGAAGGTAATGGGAGAGAAGCAGGGTGCTGGCCCCCACAAACACCATCCCGGTGGCCACCAGGCCCCGTTTGAGCCCCAGGAAAATCAAGGTGGTGATGTAAAAGAGGGGGATGTAAATGACGTGGCTGGTGACGTCCAGGTTGTCTGGGTGGTTGAGCAGGTCCAGGGTGATCAGCAACAGGGGCATCACCACGGACAGCACCGCATTGCCCCACACGTACAGAGGCTCCAGGCGGGGCCACCTCCAGTACACCAGAAACAAAAAGAGGTACAGGAGGGGATTGAGGGTGATCAGGGTGCGGGAGATGACCGGCATCTGGGAGGCTTCCAGCAAAGGCAGCCATCCCACCACCGCGTTGATTCCGCCCAGCAGCAAGAAGATAAAGCGTTTGGAGCTGTAAAAAGCAGCCTTTTGGTTCACATGGACCTCCTGGGGTGCCTCGCAGCATCCGGGGTTGTTCCAAAGGTACTTTTTCACCCAGCACAGAACTCTTGCTGCGCGGGAACCAAATGCTGTAAGGGTTCGGCCCGAAGTTCAGGGGTTGGGTCTGGACTGCAAGGTCTTGACGACTTCTCCGGTCTCAAAGGCACTGTGCACCGCGAGGCTGGCCGCTCCCTGCGCCCAGGGGGTGAAGTCGTCCTTGTTCCAGGGCACCACCACCACCTGCAGGTCCTCGGCGAGGGAGTCAAACGCCTGCTGTCTGAGGGTCTGTTTGAGGGGGGTGAAGTAAAACGGACCGAGTTGTGCCCCTTCCCCACCGATGACGATGAGCTCAGGGTTGAAGCTGTTCACCAGGTAAGAGAGGTGAACGCCCAGCAGGCGACCTGCGGTTTCCAGCACTTCACGCGCCCCCATGTGGCCGTCCTGGGCGAGTTGCACCAGGTTCGGCAAGGTGATGCCGGTGTGCTCCGGGTGGCGTTCTTGGAACTGGGCCAGCAAGGCGGGTTCAGCGGTGTAGGCTTCCAGGCAGCCTTTCCGTCCGCAACTGCAGGTCCGGCCGCCGGGCTGCACCATGTTGTGGCCGAATTCTCCGGCTCCGCCATTTCTGCCCCGGTAGATGTTCCCGTCCAGCACCAGAGCGGAGCCGAGTCCCCGGCCAATGGCCACGGTGAGGAAGCTGTCAAATTGCTTGCCATGGCCGAACAGCCGTTCAGCGGCTGCAAAGGCGTTCACGTCGTTGTCCACCCACACGGGAAGGCCGGTGTGCTCGCTGACGGTCTGTGCGATCGGGACGTTGCTCCAGCCGAACAGGGGGGCGTTGATGGCCACCCCATGGCGGGCGTCAATCACCCCACTGAGGCCAATGCCAATCCCCAGCACATCCTCAGGGGCCACCCTGGCTTTTTTGTAGAGTTTCTTGCAGGCCACTTTGATCTGCAAGGCCACTTTGTCCGGGTCCTGGCTGGTGAGTTCTTCGGTACGGTGGGCCAGCACCCGGGTGGAAAGGTCGGTGAGGACGGCCTCCATGCGGTCTTCGCGGAGTTTGATGCCCACTGCGAAATGGGCGGTGTAGTCGATGTCCAGGTAGATGGGTCGTCTGCCGCCCGTGGCCCCGGCTTCCCCGATGGAGCGTTCCACAATCAGGCGGTCCTGGATCAGTTCGGCGGTGATGCCGGTGATGCCCGCACTGCTCAGTCCGGTGATGTCAACAAGTTGTGCCCGGCTGGTGGGGCCCAGTTTGCGGAGGTGGTTGAGGATGGTGCGCCGGTTCTGGGTGCGCAGGGCCCTGGGATCGCCTTTGTTCACTGTCATGGAAGCTCCGTTTGACTCATAAACTGAGTGAAAGCAACATACCATGCTTTCTGAAGCCGGGTCAATGTGTGGGCAGAACATCCTGGAATTTGTTGTAGATCTGGTCTTTCTGCTGCCTGGGTGCGGAGGCAATTGGCAGATCTGGAAGCGCCCTCTTCAAGCTTTTCATTTGTATACGTTGACTCAGTGAGTGAGTATTGACCAATCGAGATCCAGGTGTTAATGTGTGCTTACTTCACAAGTCGAGGAAACCGCAGGGTTCCTCCTGCCCTTGCAGCACACCAAACGGCGGACCCCATCGGGTCCGCAGCAAGGCAGGCTGGACTGACCCTGGTGACCCCGGAGGAGACCCCCAGATGAAAAAAGCAACCCTCACCGCCCTTTCCGCCCTGCTGCTCATCGGCATGACCAGCACCGCCAGCGCCCAGAAGAAAACCGTCACCTTCCTGTCCGGACAAAACGAAGACGTCGGCTACACCCGCATCATCAGCGACCTCGCCAAAGAATACCAGCAGAAAACCCCCAGCGTGGTCTACGAGTACCAGAACAACACCACCAACGGCACCCAGAAACTGCAACTGCTCGCCAACTCGGGCAACCTCCCCACCCTCTACTCCATCAGCGAACCCACCCTGCTGGTGCAGCTCTACAACAAAGGCGAAGTGGCCGACCTCGAAGCCACCTTCAAGAAACTCGGCATCTACAACAAACTCAACCCCGTGGCCGTCAACATCAACAAAAAGCTCACCGATGGCAAACTCCTCGGCCTGCCCCTGGAACTCAACATCGAAGGCATCTGGTACAACAAAAAACTCTTCAAAGAGAGTGGCATCAAAGAACCCAAAACCTGGGATGAAATGATGTCGGCCGCCGAAAAATTCAAAGCCAAAGGCATCCAACCTTTCTCCGCCTCCGGCGACCAGAAATGGCCGCTGACCCGCCTGATCGGTGGATACGCGGCCCGCAAGTACGGCGCAGACGTGATGGACCGCGTCAAAGCCGGCACCCTCAAACTCACCGACCCCGGCTTCATCGAAGCCGCCCGGGTGGTGCAAGACATGGGCAAAAAAGGCTACTTCGGACAGGGCGTCAACACCATTGACTACGACACCGCCGTCGACACCTTCTTGCAAGGCAAAGCCGCCATGTTCTACATGGGCAGCTGGGTGTTGCGTGACCTCAACGACGAAAAACGCAACAAAATCGGCGCCGCCAACGTGGGCTTCTTCAACCTCCCCAATGTCACCGGCGGCAAAGGCAGCACCAGCGACTGGTCCATCAACACTGGCCTCACCGTCGCCGTCAACCAGAAACAGAACGACGCCCAGCTCGGCAACTGGCTGAAATACGTCTTCAACAGCTACGCCAACAAATCCATGGCGGACCTTGGCATGCTCACCGGCTTCAAAGTCAGCAAAATGCCCAAAAACGTCCCCACACTCACCAGCATGACCCAGAAGAAACTCAACGCCGCCAAAAACGGCTACCTGTGGTGGGAAGGCCTGTTCAGCGCCAAAGCCACCGCCGTCTCCTGGGACAACGTGCAACCCCTGGTCACCGGCGACCTGAGCCCCGAAGAATACATGCAGCAACTGCAAAACGCACTCAAGTAAACCGACTTCGGGCCCAGGCACCCGGCCCCCCAACCACCCCCGAAGCATCAGGGGGTGGGTTTTTCGGTGTTGACCCCAAGGACAGACATGAACAAAACCCTCAGCGACTGGAAAGCCATCCTCATCTTCGTTGGCCCCGCCCTCCTCCTCTACACCCTCGTGCTGCTGGTCCCCATCGTGTGGTCCCTGGGCTACACCCTGTATGAAGGCAGCCCCATCACCGGCTTTGAATTCGTCGGCATCCAGAACTACCTGCGCATCCTCCAGGACCCCACCTTCCTCAAAGCCCTGTGGTTCGGCACCAAATTCGCCCTCGTCGTCTCCACCGGCCAGGTGATCCTCGGGCTCCTGCTGGCATTGCTTTACCACTTCTACCTGAAAAACTCCAGCGCCCTGGTGCGCACCCTGATCTTCCTGCCGGTGGTCCTGCCCACCGTGGCCGTCGCGCAAATGTTCTCCAAGATGTTCGCCATCGCCCCCCAGTACGGCCTGGTCAACAGCCTGCTGCACAACATGGGCCTGGATGGGTACATCCAGCCCTGGCTGGGACAGGCCGACACCGCCTTCTGGATCATCGCACTGATGGAAATCTGGAAGGCCATGGGCTTCTACGCGATCCTGCTGTACACCGGACTGGTTGCCATTCCCGATGAAACCCTCGAAGCCGCACGCCTCGACGGGGCCAAAGGCTGGACCCTCACCCGCTTCATCGTGCTGCCCCTGCTTGCACCCATCACCATCTCCTCGCTGATCTTCAGCCTCAACGGCACACTTAAAGTCTTTGACACCATCGTCGCCCTCACCAACGGCGGACCCGGCACCACCACCACCCCCCTCACCTTGCTGATGTTCAAAACCGCCTTCACCTACAGCGAGTACGGTTACGGCAGCACCATCGCCCTGGGCCTCGCCCTGCAATGCCTGGTGGTGACGCTGCTGATCGTGTGGCGCAACCGCAACGGAGGACAGTGACCATGATTGGACAGGACCCCATGAAAACCGGCGTGCAAAACAAAGCCGCCTACAACCCCACCCAGGCCAGAATTCAAAAAACCCTCTTCGGTCTGCCCATCACCCTGCTCATCCTGATCCTGGTGCTGCTCGCCATCTACCCGGTGTTCTGGATTTTCATGTCCTCCCTCAAAGGCAGCGAAGAATTCAGCCTCAAACCCATGTGGGCCCTCCCCGAAACCCTGCACTGGGAGAACTACGCCCGGGCCTGGACCGAAGGCAACATGGGCAAATACTTCGTCAACTCCGTGCTGGTGGTCTTCCCCTCCCTGTTCCTGCTGGTGATCCTCGGCACCGCCGCTGCGTTCGGCATTGAAATCATGCGCTGGAAGATGGCCAAAGGGGTCAACCTGATGTTCCTGGTCGGCATCATGGTGCCCATCCAGATCGTGATTTTGCCCCTCTTCACCATGTACTACCAGGCCAACCTGCTGGACACCCGCCTGGCCCTGATCATGACTTACGTGGCCTTCGGACTCCCCCTGGTGGTGTTCTTCCTCGCCGGATTCTTCCAGAGCTTCCCCAGGGAAATCATCGAAGCGGCCATCGTTGACGGGGCCACCATCTACCAGGTGTTCTACAAAATCGCCCTGCCGATGGTGCAAAACGCCATCGTCACCGTGGCCCTGGTGCAATTCTTCTTCCTGTGGAACGACCTGTTGGTCTCCCTGACCTTCACCAGCAACCCCGACATGCGCACCGTGCAATCCGGCCTGCTGGCCTTCACCGGACAGTACGGCCAGCGGGAATGGGGACCCACCTTTGCCTCCATCGGCCTGGCTGTCGCCCCCACCGTGATCATCTACCTGTTCCTGAACCGCATGGTCATGAAAGGCATGGCGGCCGGCGCCGTCAAAGGATAAGGAACCCCCACATGACCCTCCTGAACGACACCACCCTCACGGTCACCCACCTCCACGCCGAACACCACAACCGCCTCGGGCTGGGCGTCCACACCCCCCGCCTCTCCTGGCAGACCGAGACACCCACCCCCAACTGGCAACAAGACGCTTACCAGATCGAAGTGGTCTTCGCAGAAGGGGAACGCCACACCACCGACAAAATCCCCTCCGGGGAATCGGTGCTCATCAACTGGCCGTTTCGGCCCCTGAAGTCCCGCGAACAGGCCCAGGTGCGGGTGCAGGTGTGGGGCAACGACCACAGCACGGCCTGGAGTGAGGTGCTCACCCTGGAAGCCGGACTGCTCGAAACGGAAGACTGGACCGCCCAGATGGTCGGACCCCTTCGCGAAGAAGACCCACAGGTGCCCGGACCCTCTCCCCTGCTCAGGAAAAGCTTCCAGGTGAAAGCCAGTGTGAAACACGCCCGACTGTACGTCACCAGCCTGGGGTTGCACGACACCCGCATCAACGGACAGAGGATCAGCGATCAACTGTTCTCGCCGGGCTGGACCAGCTACACCACCCGCCTGAGGTACCACTCCTTCGACGTCACCCCTCTCCTGAAAGAAGGTGAAAATGCCATTGGAACGATGCTCGGAAACGGCTGGTACCGGGGCAGGCTTGGCTTCGGAGGCGGAAGACGCAACCTTTATGGCAACACCCTGGGCCTGCTCGCGCAACTTGAAGTCACCTACCAGGATGGCACGGTCCAGACGGTCCACACCGATGACAGCTGGACGTGGAGTGAAGGGCCCATCCTGTTCGACGACATTTACGACGGGGAACGCTACGACGCCCGCAAAGAACAACCGGGGTGGGACACCCCGGGTTTCAATGACCTGGACTGGAAGACGGTGCAGGCCGTGCCGTTTGACTTCACCACCCTGGTTGCCCCCGAAGGCCCACCCGTGCGCAGGATCGAGACCCTGCCTGTGAGAGACGTCCTCACCACCCCTTCAGGCAAAACGGTGCTGGACTTCGGACAGAACCTGGTCGGCTGGCTGCACATCAAAGTGCGAGGCGAGAGGGGCCACACCGTCACCTTCAGGCACGCCGAGGTGCTCGAGAACGGCGAACTGGGCATTCGCCCCCTGCGCTATGCTGCGAACACCGACACCTACACCCTGCGTGGCGAAGGCATCGAGGTTTTCGAACCCCATTTCACCTTTCATGGGTTCCGGTACGCCGAAGTCGAGAACTGGCCCGCCCCTCTGGACCCCTCGGACATCGAGGCGGTGGTGGTGCACAGTGACTTGCAGCGCACAGGGTGGTTTGAGTGCAGTGATGAACTCATCAACCAGTTTCACCAAAACGTGGTGTGGGGGATGCGGGGGAACTTTCTGGATGTGCCCACCGACTGTCCGCAGCGGGATGAGCGTCTGGGGTGGACGGGGGACATTCAGGCGTTTGCTCCAACCGCTGCTTTCCTTTACGACGTTTCAGGTTTCCTCAAGTCCTGGTTGAGGGACCTGGCAGCGGACCAGTTGCCGGATGGGGCGGTGCCGGCGGTCATTCCGCAGGTGCTGGCTGCGACCCTGCCTGCTGCGGCTTGGGGGGATGCGAGCACCATTGTGCCGTGGACCCTGTACCAGCGGTTCGGGGACTCTGGCATCCTCAAACAGCAGTTTGAGAGCATGAAACGCTGGGTGGAGTACCAGCATTCCCGCACCGGGGAGCGTCTGGTGTGGGACATGGACATGCAGTTCGGGGACTGGCTGGATCCGGATGCCCCGCCGACCAGTCCGGGGAAAGCCAAGACCCTGCCGGGGGTGGTGGCCACCGCTTATTTTGCCCGCTCGGCCGACATTGTGGCCCAGGCGGCCAGGGTGCTGGGTTTCGTGGAGGAGGCCGACCATTATGGGGAATTGGCCTCCCGGGTGCGGAGGGCCTTCCAGCGGGAGTACGTGACCGGTTCCGGCCGGGTGTTGAGTGACAGCGTCACCGCTTACAGCCTGGCGTTGCAGTTTGCCCTGTTGCCCGGGGAGGAGCAGCGTCACACGGCAGCAAAACGCCTGCGCGAACTGGTGCGGGAGAATGGTTATTTGATTTCGACGGGTTTTGTGGGCACCCCCCTGGTGTGTGATGCCCTGTCCTCCGTCGGAGAGGTGGAGGCCGCATACCTGCTGTTGACGCAGACGGAGTGCCCTTCGTGGCTGTACCCGGTCACCATGGGGGCCACCACGGTGTGGGAGCGCTGGGACAGCATGCTGCCGGACGGAACCATCAACCCTGGTGAGATGACCAGCTTCAACCATTACGCCCTGGGTGCGGTGGCGGATTTCTTGCACCGCTGTGTGGCAGGGTTGGCCCCTGCGGCGCCTGGTTACCGTCAGATCCTGGTGAAACCCCAGGTGGGTGGGCCTTTGACGTTCGCCCGTGCGGTGCACCTGACCCCGTATGGACGGGCGGAGGTGGCGTGGTTCAGGGAGGGGAATCAGTTGCGTCTGGAGGTGACGGTTCCTGCCAACACCCGGGCCCGGGTGGAGTTGCCGGATGGCCAGGGGTTTGAGGTGGGTTCCGGAGACCACCGGTTCAGCTGCATTTTGCCTGCCGGGGCTGTGAAGCCCCTATCCATGGATTCCACGTTTGATGACCTGGTCCAGCAACCTGAGGCGTACCGTGCCATTTTGAAACTGGTGGGGGAACACTCGGTGGACCATGTGGATGTTTTCAAGGGCATGTTGCGCAGCAACCAGCGGGGCATGTGCCTCAGGAACGCCGTGTGGGGGGTGCCCCACCGGGAGGCTTTGCTGGAGAAACTCCAGGCTTTTGTGGGTTCCCGGTGACTGCGCAGACGGCGGCCGGTGCAGAACTTCCTTTGTGGGAGGGAGAACAGCCTGGTGGGTTCCCGGAGGAAGGGTTTTTCCTTCCCTCCGGGGCCTGGGCGGTGAGGGACGTGGTGTGTCCAACGTTGACCGTTCACCGGCCGGATCAACCCGGTGGGTTGGGGGTGCTGGTCTGTCCGGGGGGTGGGTTTCAGGCCCTGCACCTGGAGCATGAGGGGCACCGGGTGGCGGAGGTGTTGCGGAGGCTGGGGGTGACGGTGTGGGTGTTGAAACACCGCCTGGTGCCGTCCGTGGCCTGTGCTGCACAGGGCCTTTCCCCGGGGGTGTTTCAATCCCATTTGTCGGTGGTGCACCTGGACCTGATGACCGCCTGGCAGCGGATTCAGGAGCATCCCCTGGGTAGGGGCCTGGATCGCCTGGGCCTCCTGGGCTTTGGCAGTGGTTCGCGGGTGGTGCTGGAGCAGGTGTTCCGGCCCCCTGGCAACGCGAGGAAGGTGGATTTTGTGGGGGTGTTCTCCCCTGAAGTGGAGGGTGTGGGAACCTCATCTGGTGCCCTGCCGCCCCTTTTTGTGGGCGTGGAAGATGGGCTGCGGTCGGTGGCCGGTTTGCGCCTGGAGTTCCTGTGGGGGAGGGTCGGGCAGCAGGTCACGTGGCACCAATGTCCGTCTTCCTCGCCTGGGGTTGAGCACAGGGGGTGGTTGGAATTCCGGGACTGGCTGGGGGTGCTTTGAGCTCGTGTGGATTGAGGTGCACTTCTGGGTGCGCCTTTCGGCGTGAAAAAGGCCTGCATTGCTGCAGGCTGGAGGGAAAGGAAGGCTTTGCTGGGACAGCGAGTTGCCGCTGGCTGTCTTGGGTTGCGGCTGTGGGACCGCCCCACCGGTGGGTGTGGAGGTGCAGGTGGGTGGGGGTGTTTGAGGTGGTTCAACCGACACCCATATATTAACTCACAAAGTGAATCAAGTCAACAGATGGGGTGTTGTTCTCGGTTCCTCAGTGGCACGGCATTGCTGGTGAACTGGATCATGCACGTTAAGGGGAAAACCTCACCCTGGAGCACCAAATGGCCCTAATCGGTCCGCCTTTGTGCAAAGTGTTGATGCAACGCCCCTAAGAAGCATTCCCTGGTAGGGTGCTGCCAGACTTGAGCGTACCCCTGTACCCACAACTTGACATCTTCATGTCGTGTCAGGAGAAATGGTGGTTTCAACCTGGGCGTCCAGTCCTCTTACCCCAGCAAGAGGACCATCCTGGATTCAAAGACCAGGCTCGAATGCTTCCCAGGGCAGCACCCGGACCCCGCCGTCTGTCGTGTGGACCTCCCACTGAAGGTGGCGGGACACGGACCCAGACGAAAACACCACTTCATCCTCAAAAGGATCCCAGCACAGGTGGGTGTTGGAGGCCACAAACACAGACCGTTGATACATCAGAACGTCATCTGCCACCTCATGGAGGTGCAAAAAACCGTCCATTGCGGGAAGCAACAACCTGGAACCGTCGGGAGAGTGCAACATCGAGTTACGCCAGGCTTCAGGGGCATCAGCAAGCCATTGGCGCGGTTTCAGCTGGCTTTCTTCCACCAATGCAGCCTGTTGACGGTCTCGCTCCTGTTTTTCATCCAGCCACCGGGTTTCTTCCCCGCTCAACTCGCGCAGGGTTCCATCGCTGTATAGCTGCAGGCCTGGGTGACCCCAACGAAGCACACTGACCGCACCATATTCTTGCAGATGCATGAAGTGGGCCCGAAGTTCAAGGTTGGAGTAAAGCACCTGACCTGATTTCAAGTCCAGCAGTTGCAACCCTCCCTGCCCGCCAGACACCAGCACAGCCTCATCGTCTGGGAGAATCAACATTTCTTTGGGAACGAAATGGAGCGTTCTGTTCCACTCCACGTGCAGAGGGCTGATTTTCACATGCAACACTGCCTGTCTGGAAGTCAGCAGCAACCCTGTGCCTGAAGAGGCCCACTCCATGAACCGCAGGTCTTGCTGATGGCTGAGGTCCAATTCCTCCACAACCTTGCCCTGTCGATTCAGCAGCAGCAACCGCCTGTCATGACCCATGCAAGCCAGCAGTTGTCCGTCCGGACTCCAGGCCAGCCTGGGAAGGTCAGGCAACACCACATGCTGAAAACACTGGGTTTCTCCTGTCTTGCAGTTCAACCAGCACAAGGGTTGACCACGGAGCGGCAGAATCAAAAGTTCACTGTCAGGGGACCACAGGTTTGGCTGCATGAACGACACCCCTTCCAGATGCTGGTACAACAGGCGCCCAGAGGAGCCTTCCAGCACACTGGTGCTTTTCTTGTTGCCAACCACCACCCATGTGCTGTCAGGGGACCAGACCACATGTTCCAGGCCCCTTCGCACCCCAACCAACCCCGCCTGGACCTGGTCTGTGCAAACGTCAACCACGAGCAGCATGTTCATGTAGACCGCAGCGAGCTGTTGGCCATCAGGAGACCACTGAATTGCACCCAGGCCGTGACCGAAGGTCAGCAAGGTCTGCTGCCACTCCAGCGTCAGGGGGTCACGGAGTTGCAAAAAACCACTTCCATCGTTGATCAAGAGGGCTTCACCTGAAGGAGATGTTTTCAACACATGAATCTGCTTCAATCCGTGCGGCATTTCTTGCAACACTTCTCCAGTTTGGAGGTCACACTGGTACAGTTCTTTTTCGCCCACCACGTACACTTCCCGGAAATCCGGTGAAGCTTCAATCCATGCCCCATCTTCAGGGGTGTACCAGGTGTGCTGGGTTTCCAGGGTGTGGGCGTCCAGCAGCTGCACGGCTCGCCCGACCCCTGCCAGCAGCACCTTGCCCGCAGGGTCCACCTGCAGGTGATGGCACCCCATGAAGAGCTCTTTAAGGATGGACAACCGGGCACTGCTGAGTTCTGGAAAAAACATCAACTTGCCGTTGGCATCACTGGCATAGAGTCCTTGACCGCTGGGATGCCATATGAGGTGATGCCAGGATGAAGTCCAGGTGTGGTGTTCGTACACCACCTTCCTGGTGTTTAACTCATGCACGCGGATCACCCCGGAGGTGCAACAACTGGCCAGCCAGAGGCTGTCTGGTGAAAACGCCACCTGATGCACGGTGCCGGGATGATGGAACCGGTGGAGGATCCGCAGGGTGCGGGCATCCAGCACGGTCACCACACCCTCAGCGTCCCCATGGGCCAGCAGGTGTCCGTTTGCGGACCAGTCCAGGGTGCCAGTGGACTCAAAGTTGCTGTTGCGAAGCACGGGGGTTCTGGGTCCTGCGGGTTTCATGGGGAGGCACATCCCGGGGGTGTCATCTGGCATGTTTTCCGGTTCAACAAAATACAGTTGGTGGTCTTCCACCCCTTCCAGGACCACGCCTCCCATTCTGGGGTGGTGAAAAATTGCGCCCGTGAGGTTGGTGTTGCTCAGGTTTGCGAACCGCAGGGAGCACTCTTTCCACTCTGTGCGGCTCAGGTTTGCACCAACCAGATCCGCCTGATCCAGTGAAACTTCGACCCAGGTGGTCTCTGTTAAGTCCGCTCCACCCAGTTTGATGCCGCGCAGGTTCAGTGGAGATCCTGCCACCCCGATGGTTTGGAACTTCAATTGGGCGCCACGCAAATCCATGCCTTGCAGGGGGAGTGGAAACATGGCGTTGGCATGCAAGGTCAAACCCAATTGAAACAGCAATTCGCTGGCCCTGGGCAGGTAGTTTGCCCGAAGTTTCCGGGCGTTTTCCCGCAACTTCTGGGCCGCTGCACTGGAAAGGTCCGCCAGGAGTTCAGCGAGAAAGTTCAGTGTTTCACTGCTGGGGGTCTGGATCTGCCAGTGTTCCAGCTGGCCTTCCAGCAGGGCTTCCAGGAGATGCTGGGCCAGGAAGTACTCTTGCAGGCTGGTGTGGGCGAAACGAAACCCGTATGTTTTTCCGCCCAGGTCATGACGCACCAGGAAAGTGCTGGTGCGCAGGTCCTCTTCGAGTTGCTCCACAAAGTCCTGGGGGTAACGGGATTGCCGGACTCTTGAGGCGCTCCTCCAGATCTGGAAGCTGTCCTCCAGTTGCTGGGCGGACAGGAAAGAGGCGCCCTGGGTGCTCATGGTGTGGGCAATGAATCCAGCCAGGTTGATTTTGTCTTCCACCCTCAGGTGGTGCTTGCCTGCGTCCCGGGACAACCAGCGGTCCACCACCCGCTGGTAGAGGTGCACCACCCGG is a window from the Deinococcus roseus genome containing:
- a CDS encoding putative bifunctional diguanylate cyclase/phosphodiesterase encodes the protein MNQKAAFYSSKRFIFLLLGGINAVVGWLPLLEASQMPVISRTLITLNPLLYLFLFLVYWRWPRLEPLYVWGNAVLSVVMPLLLITLDLLNHPDNLDVTSHVIYIPLFYITTLIFLGLKRGLVATGMVFVGASTLLLSHYLPHVAELQGLQLVYFKMVIKFCIASLMGIAFLTAMTLFNENQVRGRVTAELTAELALKDTLTGLDSRKLFHERLEGALLRAQRNRESFVVMFIDLDYFKQVNDRFGHQAGDEVLRQFADRIRQAVRKSDAVARLSGDEFAIIAHEAGLEDATLLGDKIMASLEAPLTVLGEPHPASASIGISVYQEHGKTASALLVAADQAMYQSKIHGRGRYTVYCADAQQGSEGISRTVLERELQHAVEQKAIHLHYQPIYQGEGQDLVGMEALARWNHPTLGWVPPEVFIPVAEDTGVVVELGRQLLLEACTHNKRWEERGLVVSVNVSPVQFNRSDFVQTVQQVLQWTGLPAHLLELELTERTVLHEGARESLQALQSLGVRVSLDDFGSGYSSLSRLQDLPISGFKIDRKFIQDITGRDPLKGSRQLIQVVVQLARVMNLKVVAEGVETQVQLETVLGSGCECIQGHLLSDSLPPEQFERLLQKAEGGVVPFLGQA
- a CDS encoding ROK family transcriptional regulator; translation: MTVNKGDPRALRTQNRRTILNHLRKLGPTSRAQLVDITGLSSAGITGITAELIQDRLIVERSIGEAGATGGRRPIYLDIDYTAHFAVGIKLREDRMEAVLTDLSTRVLAHRTEELTSQDPDKVALQIKVACKKLYKKARVAPEDVLGIGIGLSGVIDARHGVAINAPLFGWSNVPIAQTVSEHTGLPVWVDNDVNAFAAAERLFGHGKQFDSFLTVAIGRGLGSALVLDGNIYRGRNGGAGEFGHNMVQPGGRTCSCGRKGCLEAYTAEPALLAQFQERHPEHTGITLPNLVQLAQDGHMGAREVLETAGRLLGVHLSYLVNSFNPELIVIGGEGAQLGPFYFTPLKQTLRQQAFDSLAEDLQVVVVPWNKDDFTPWAQGAASLAVHSAFETGEVVKTLQSRPNP
- a CDS encoding ABC transporter substrate-binding protein; protein product: MKKATLTALSALLLIGMTSTASAQKKTVTFLSGQNEDVGYTRIISDLAKEYQQKTPSVVYEYQNNTTNGTQKLQLLANSGNLPTLYSISEPTLLVQLYNKGEVADLEATFKKLGIYNKLNPVAVNINKKLTDGKLLGLPLELNIEGIWYNKKLFKESGIKEPKTWDEMMSAAEKFKAKGIQPFSASGDQKWPLTRLIGGYAARKYGADVMDRVKAGTLKLTDPGFIEAARVVQDMGKKGYFGQGVNTIDYDTAVDTFLQGKAAMFYMGSWVLRDLNDEKRNKIGAANVGFFNLPNVTGGKGSTSDWSINTGLTVAVNQKQNDAQLGNWLKYVFNSYANKSMADLGMLTGFKVSKMPKNVPTLTSMTQKKLNAAKNGYLWWEGLFSAKATAVSWDNVQPLVTGDLSPEEYMQQLQNALK
- a CDS encoding carbohydrate ABC transporter permease is translated as MNKTLSDWKAILIFVGPALLLYTLVLLVPIVWSLGYTLYEGSPITGFEFVGIQNYLRILQDPTFLKALWFGTKFALVVSTGQVILGLLLALLYHFYLKNSSALVRTLIFLPVVLPTVAVAQMFSKMFAIAPQYGLVNSLLHNMGLDGYIQPWLGQADTAFWIIALMEIWKAMGFYAILLYTGLVAIPDETLEAARLDGAKGWTLTRFIVLPLLAPITISSLIFSLNGTLKVFDTIVALTNGGPGTTTTPLTLLMFKTAFTYSEYGYGSTIALGLALQCLVVTLLIVWRNRNGGQ
- a CDS encoding carbohydrate ABC transporter permease, with product MIGQDPMKTGVQNKAAYNPTQARIQKTLFGLPITLLILILVLLAIYPVFWIFMSSLKGSEEFSLKPMWALPETLHWENYARAWTEGNMGKYFVNSVLVVFPSLFLLVILGTAAAFGIEIMRWKMAKGVNLMFLVGIMVPIQIVILPLFTMYYQANLLDTRLALIMTYVAFGLPLVVFFLAGFFQSFPREIIEAAIVDGATIYQVFYKIALPMVQNAIVTVALVQFFFLWNDLLVSLTFTSNPDMRTVQSGLLAFTGQYGQREWGPTFASIGLAVAPTVIIYLFLNRMVMKGMAAGAVKG